The genomic interval GCACATGGTAGGGGAACCATGTTCCTTATACCACTTGCTAAACAGGAAAAGTTCGTTTTCGAACTCTACCGCGTCTTTAAAAGCGAAAATTTTGTTCTTCATATTCTTCCTTCTTAAGAACAATTGCTGAAACCAATATATATAAGAAAAATACGTTTGGGCAATTATCTCCAGAAAAAAGCACATACCCATCATTCCAAATTGGAATATTTGAGGTAAAAAAAAACAAAAAAGTCGCCCCATAATAGGGCGACTTCCCATAACGATAAGCAAGATTCGATTAGGCGAGGTGCTCTAGTCAACGCCTTTCGCCTGAATAGCCTTTCCCAGCGGTTCAAACGAATGCCCCTTGACATCAAACGGCAAACGATCCTCACGGATTGTCATTTTCACGAACATGTTTACTGCTGCCGAAACAGTGATTCCAACGGAATCGCAGAAAGTCTCAAACTTTCTCTTTGTTTCGTCTTCCATTCTAACGCTTACTATTGCCATATTTTCTATCCCTTCAAAAAGCTCTTTAACAATAGTTTATTTTTTTCGCGTTGTCAAACTTGCAACGATTATTTTTTTCATACAAAATAACCTTTACTGAACGACAATTTTTATATTATCATTCTCCTGTCATACGCTATTCGTACAAGTTATTTTTCTTCTCTTCTTTTTCGCTAAAAAGCGCTATTTTTTCACAGAAAAGTTTATCAGAAAAATTTCGTATAAAAATTATTTACCTTCCGGCAAACTGGTCACCGAACCTCAATTCGGTTTCTTTGGCTCCATTCAGGTTTACCAAGCGGTTCGGATCGTAGCACATGGATTTCACAACGCCATTTCTCAACACCTCTAGGCGTTCGAAAAATTCTTGTGGTGTCTGCGCAGTAAGCAGAGCCTGTCGCACTTGCAATTCAGGGTCGTCAAAGCCCTTGCAAAGTCTTGCAGCAAGCTGTTTAAGGCGACCTAATGCTCCGAGTTCTGTAGAGCCGTCTTCGAGCTTAAACTTGTAGTAAAGCGGGAACACGTCAAGCGCTTCTTCCGCAGTAATCTGATGTTCCGGCTTACCTTCCCAGGCGTCGGCAATTTGTCCGAAAATCCACGGGTTGT from uncultured Fibrobacter sp. carries:
- a CDS encoding type II toxin-antitoxin system RelB/DinJ family antitoxin, translating into MAIVSVRMEDETKRKFETFCDSVGITVSAAVNMFVKMTIREDRLPFDVKGHSFEPLGKAIQAKGVD